In Edaphobacter aggregans, the sequence GATACTGCTGGCCGATACCATTGCCCGGCGGCTGTGACTGGCCGGTATATTGCGCGTTCTGCGTTGTAAGGGTGTCCGGTGGCGGGTTGCTCTGTCCCATCATTACAGGACCGGAACGGGAGCTGGGGCGTGCATTAGGCACGTAGCGTGCGGTGGGCAGGACGTCGGTGATTTCGGCCTGTGCCGGCGCCGGTCGCGGACTGTTGTCACCTAACTGTATCGGGACAGGAGATGGAGTATAGCCAGCGTTCTGCGATTCCGGCACATAGGGAACGTAGGGGCCGTAGACCTCCTGCGGAGGAGGAGCAGCCGTGATGGGAAGCGGTTGCAATTCTGCCCGCTGTGTTGCGGCGAGGATCTGCTGACGCTGGTAGTCCTGGGTAGAGACGATCTCCGGGGCAGCGGACGGATAGAGCTGCGGCTGGACGGTGGCTGCCTGCGGAACATAGTCCTTTAGGGTCGATCCACCGGAGCCCTGTTGCGGGGTGCGTGAGCTGGGATTGGCCATGTACTGCGGGACGACGCTGGAGGTTCCGTTGTACACATTACCGTTATTCATATTGACCTGGACCGGAGCCTGTCCGTAGGAGTTGGTGTAGCTCGGCAGGTATGGCTGGGTTGGCTGACTGGGCTGCGAGGCAGCATCGGCAGCGTCCGGAGTGCCCAGAAGGGTTGCGAGATCCTGCGGCTCGGCCGGTTTGGGCAGGCGGGCCACCGGCATGGGCTGGCTGAGTTCGTTGGCCAGTTCGGCGCCGGGGTCCCCTGGCGGAAGAGCGGCGAGCGAAGCCTTGTAGTAGTCCGCTGCTCGGCTGCTGTTTCCACGGGCCTGCTCGAACTTGGCTCCAAGGTTGAGCATCTCGGCGTCCTTGGGATAGGCATCGAGGCCGTAGCGCAGCCATGTCTCGGCGATCTTGGTGTCTCCCGCAGCTAGAGCTGCGCCGACGGCGGCCTTGTAGTCGGAAGCAGAGGCCGAGGTCATGTCCTGTGCCTTGAAGATGGCAACGGCCTGCTTGGGCAATCCCGCGCGGGCGTATCCGGAAGCGAGTGCGCGGAGGACTCCGGGGTTGTCGGGGAATGACTTTGCCGCAGCGTTGAGGATGGCAAGGGAACGTTTGACGTTGCCGGCAGCGGCTGCCTGATTGGCTCGCCGAACAGCCCAGTTGGTCCAGATGGTTTGGACTGTGCGGCGCTGCTCGTCAGAGAGATCCTGACGACTGCCAAGCAGCATTAACTGACGATAAAGCCCTGCGTCGTTGCTACCATTGAACAGGAGCCATGCATCCTGAATGTCAATGTCGGCCGGGGCAGAGGTATGCTGTAGCGCGTAGTGTTGCTGGACGCGGTTGATGAAGACCCTGGCCTGCTGAGGCTGGCCGAGCGCGTTGTAAACGGCACCCATCGTCTGGAGGTATTCGACGTCAGACTCGAGCTGAGTGCGCACAGCGGGAGGTATCTGCTGAACCTGTGCCAGGGCCTCCTGATCGCGGCCTGCGGTATGAAGCGCAGCGAGCAGTCCCTTCCATGCATCGGGATGGTCGGTGTTTTCAGCCAGAACCTGACGGTAGATGGGGTAGGCCTGTTGCGGATTGTTGCGCATCAGGTAGATACCAGCCAGTTGGAGTAGGACTGCCGCGCTGGGTTTCTTGCCTGCGTTGACCTGCTGGGCTACTGCTTTCTCCAGAATGTCCTGCGCGATATCGAGTTTGTTCTGGCTCTGGTAGACGGCGGCTACGGTCGTCTGGAAGCCGGGATCGCGCATCGCAGCCTGGTAAGTCGTCGGCGGCATGTTGCCGAGTGTCTGCACGGCCTGCGCGTCCTGCTTCATCGCGTGATAGACACGGACAAGACCTTGCCAGGCTTGCGTGTTGTTCATATCGATGGCGAGGACCTGACGATAGAGCCCAGCGGCCTGATCGAGATGATTGGCCTGCTGGAGAAGGCTTGCGTACTGGAGCTGTGTCTCAACCTGTAAACCATGCGCATCTGCAGGAAACGGCAGATCGAGGGCACTGCGAAGAACACGTTGTGCGTCGGCGTCGCGGCCCACAGAAGAGTAGGCGGAAGCGAGCGTGCGCAGGAAGTCCGGATCCTTCATCAACTGGCTGTGGACCGCAGGGGGGATACGGCGCTCCGTCAGCAGCGCCTGTGGAGCGTTGCCCGCGCCGTACTGCGCCATGAAGAGGCCGCGCCATGCAGCCGTGGAGGTGGGCTTTGCCTTGACGTAGCGATCAAATATCTGGATAGCCGCCTCAGGCTGCTGCGCCTTGAGCAAGGTGCCGCCGAGACCTTCAAGCGCCTCGGTGCTTGTGGGCCGCATGGCAAGCGCTGCCTGATACTTCTGCTCGGCGGTGGTGAGATCGTTTTCATTGAGGGCAACGGAGCCCTCGCCCATGGTGAACCAGAAGCGGGCGGTTTCAAGCGCCGTATCAAGGCCAGCATCGCGCGCACCGTACTGCTTGGCCTGCTCAAGGAAGCTCATGGCTCCGCCGAAGTTGGACTGCTGCATGCGCACATAGCCCATTCCAGCAAGAGCGCGGGGATTCTGCGGCTCGCTTGCGAGGATGGCCTTGAAGCGAAGCTCAGCATCATCGAGACGCTTGGCGTTCAGGGCGTTGTAGGCCTCCTGCTCCTGTGCGGTGCGCGCTCGCTGCTCGGCGGTGAGGGCGGTACCATGTGTCGCGCTGGGCTTGGGCTGGTTGTGCAGAGCTTGGCTTAGTTGCGCATCATTATGCTTGGCGAGATACGCTCTGATGTCGGCTGCTGAGGCCGGGTTTGCTGAGTCCCACACGAGCGACTGGCGCAGCGCCTCGACCGCCTGAGGACTATCGGGATGCCGCTCTAAGAGCTTACGGCCCTCGGCGCGGGTCTGCGGGTTGTAGGTCAGGATGCGGCCAAGCGCAATCTGATATCGCGAGTCGTTTGGATACTTCTCGACCAAGGAACGCAGCCCTGCGATGGCATGGGGACGGCCGTCATCGGTGGCCGACTCGGTCTCGTAGTAGGCGAGAGCCCAGTCGCCGGGGGGTGGCGTGCTGCCAAAGATCTGACGGTAGATCGCCATCGATTGCGCATACTGTCCGGACTGAGCGTACTTCCCTGCCTGCTGAAGCTGGGCTGCCTGACTCTGCTGCGAGCCCATGTTCTCAATGCGGGAGATATTCGGGTCGTTCGGGTTAATTGCTCTCAGACGATCCAGATACGTGCTTGCCAGCGGAGCATTACCGTTCAGCTTGGCTGCACGAGCAAGACCAGCCAATGCATCAACATTCACGGGATCGGCAAGCAGTACCTGCTGCCATGTCTGCTCGGCCATGTCCATCCGGCCGCGAAGCTCGAAGGCGTGTGCCTTATCGAGCAACGTCTGGGTCGCCGATTGTGTGGTCTGTGCGCGCAGTGCAACGGGAACCGACGTGCAGGCCAGAGCGCCAAATAGAATGGCCGCCGCCAAAGGCCGAATTGACGCAACACTCTTCATACGTTCGCCGCTCGGATGGACGATGCTGGAGGACTAGCATCGACACCTGTGCCGTCCCTCCGAAGCTTACCGCTTTTTTACGGATTTGTACCGTTTTATTCTGGTATTTACTGTTTTGTTATTGCTTGATTCAGCAATTGTTGCAACTACTTCCACCTCACCCGCAGCCTGCCGTCGCGATCGAAGCGATAGCGCTGCTCAGACCATCCCGTCGCGAAGAGCGCCAGGTTCTGGTCATAATAACTTCCATCTCGGCCATAGAGACCAGCGGATGGGTCTTTCGTCGCGGCGAGACGATCTATCTGGGCTTTGGCCTGTGAATTCATACCCAAGGCCTGCAGATAGGGGTATACGGCGGCCGAGAAACCTGGTGGACCGTTGGGACTGATTATCGTGCCGTTGCTGTCGACCTTCTCGGGCGGTGTGACATGGGATTTGAGGTAGTTGGCCATTCCGGGAACCTTGCCGAGAAGCGCATGAACGCCACGAGTGTCTGGGTCTGCGATGCCCAGCCAGAGATAGACGCGGATGGCGTCGTAACTGCCAATCGGCATCTCCTGGCTGGCTGAAGCGAGATGGGACGGTGGAACCGAGGGCCGAATGACCGAACCTGCGGCAACCCAATCCATCGCGAAGCCTGCTCCTGAGCCCTGCTCGAGGAGGGGTTGCAAGGAATCAAGAACGCCATCCCATGGGCCGCGAGGCATCGCCTGAGCGAACCGGGCGAGCACGGGAGGAGGAAAATAGCTGGGATTCAGCAGCCATGTGCTTTCATCCGGATGAAAGCCGACGGGACCCGAGAGGAGCGTCGTGCCGAGTCCGGGGACGTAGACGACTTCCTGCTGTGCAATGCGAGCCAGCATGACAGTGCCTAGTTTGTCGTAGCGTGGTTCGCGCCAGAGGCGACCTGCTTCCAGCAGCGAATAAGCGATCCATAGGTCAGCGTCGGCGGCGGGATTGTGGTCAAGAATTTTCCAATTGCCATCGGGATTTTTTCCCCAACTCCAAGCGGGAAGGTGTTGTGTGAGATCTCCACCGGCAAGGTTGACCTCGGTCCAGTTCAGGAGCTTGTCGAAACGGGTGCGGTCGTTGTCGACGAGAGCGAAGAACATTGCGTAAGACTGGCCTTCGCTGGTGGTGCGGTCCTGCGCGCTATGATCGATGACCCTGCCCTGAGAGTCGATCATGCGACTTGTGTAGCTCTCCCACAAGGGCCATGGCTGCTGGGCACGGCAGCCGATCTCGAGACAGCAGCCGAGAATGAGGCCGATTGCGACGAAACCTGGCAGCGTTCTCCCGATACGGCGATGGAACGATTCGCGGTTGGTCAACGCCATAATGGTTTCTCCCCTGAAGGGCCCCATGTGCCTAAACGACGGTTCCCTGCAAACGTGCACGGGCGCGTCTGCGCAGAAGGGCGCGAAGGATGGCCGCCATCAGGAAGCAGAAGATGACCGTGAAGAAGACCATTAGCCACTGGAACTCGGAGAAGAGCATGTTGAGGCGAATCCACCAGGATAGAGAGCCAACCCAGTAGACATCGTTACCGATCCGGTAAGAGACGAACCGCTTGCCGTGCAACACGCTGACCGATTGCGAGATGTCGGACGATTGCGAGGTCTTCAGGAAGACAGACAGGAAGTTGGGGACGACGGTCTTATCGCGCAGTGCGACGATGACGACGGAGCGGCTAGAGCCATTGGGCCACTCAATGCCTTCGATCAGAGCATCAGGAAGTCCGCCGGCGGTTTCGAGCTGACCTGACTGGATACGGTCGGAGCTGTGCACCTTCCACCATGCATGCTGCATCTGGGCGAAGAAGCCCTGCGTGTCCTGAATGTGAAGGCCGCTGCCATCAATCATCACCGGCAGCGAGGGGTTGAGTTTGGCGAGGGCCGGTGAATCGTCGACGGTGCCGATGACCAGATAGTCCTTATGATGGTCGTTCTTCATGCCCTCGGCGTTGGTTACAGTAACGTTCACGACAGGGTAGCCGGTTTGGCCGCCGAAGTGTCCCATGAAGGTGAGGAAGGTCTCGATCTCCTCCGGGCCGGGAGTATCGGGCAAAACGACGGACGTGTCGGTCAGGTCTGCCCTGCGGGTAAAGGGATAACCGGCGTTCGAGAAGAGCTCGAGGTTCGGCATCACGGCCCAATGCGGGATGTCGCGTATATCGAGGTAGGAGTCCTTAAGGACGGCGCCCTGGAGATTGTAGGGTGCGGTGTCCTCGCATCTCCCTTTTTTGGCCAGCAGGAAGATGAACCGCATCATCATGGTGTTGGAAAATGGACGCATGTTCGCGACGGGAATCGGAACGATTGTCTCGAGGTGAGCCGAAGCCTTTTCCGTATGCGGGAGCGGAGTCGAGCTGACGAAGGCATCATTGATGTACACCTGCATCGTGCTCTCGTTCGAGATGGGAATGCCGTTGTAGCGATAGCCCAGATGGAAGCCAAGATTCCGCATGGCACCGTAGAAGAGCGCAGGCGGGACGCGCATGTAGACCGTAACAGGCCCGGAGCCGTCAGTCTGCAGATCCTCTGTCTGGGCGATGTCTCCAAGGGTGGTCACCTTTTCCGTGCTCATCCAGCGCGGCGCGTCGTCCGGTTCCCGGGGGGCGGGCATCTTCAAGGAAGAGATGCGCACCTGATCGCCCTGAAGCAGGTCACGCTGCAACGACATCGCCAGCGCAGCAGTCAACAAATCGTCCGGATTGTCGCCGGTCAACACGAGAACCTTGGAGTAGGGATCGATTGGGTTGGATCGCATGGCGATCGTCGGGCCGGAGTTGGGACTGATCTTGAGTGTAGAGGGAAGCTCGGCGACGTTCTCGCTAATGACGATGACGTTGCCTGGAGGGATATTGGAGCCGATGGAGACAGGAAAACGGACGGCACGGAAGTCGGTGAGGATACCGAACCATGAAGCAACGATGCCGGCCGCCTGAACGGCCTTAGGTGACGGCTGCCCTAGAAAGACAATTGGAACCACGGGACGCAGGTTCACGGCAGCATCGTAGAAAGGCAGCGGTAGAAGCTTGAGGTCGTCGTGCAGGGGAAGCAGTGAACCTGCCAGTTCGATCGTCGTCGTGGGATCGACGTGGCTCCAGAGCGTGGTGTGGGATGGGTCTTCGCAATCGAGAGTGTAGTGCCCAATGAACTCGAAGGTAAGTTGATTATTACGGACAAGCATCTCAGCAGGAAGCGTCAGCGTTGCTTCGAGGAGAGTGTTGTTCTCGTTACGAATGATGTTGGCTTGATTGTCTGCCGAGCCCGTACCTGCATCGGACGGATTAACGGGCGTCTGTTTTGTATTGACCTGAAGTGTCGCGAAGAGAGTACCGTTCAGGCTTACCTTCAGGTGGCTGAGAGATGGAATCAGACCAGGCGAGAAGTGATAGCGCAGGTGCATGGTCGCGGTTTTGACGACCTGGGTCTGCGGCAGCGAGAAGTTAACGGTGTGGTAGGCATCGACGCCGCGCAGCACGATGGTTTCGGATACACCGATGTCGGCCAGCGTGAAGACATTGTCGAATGTGCCAGGCGCTGCTGGGCGGGCTTCCATGCCGCTCTGTGCGGTGTCGTTGACGTCTGTTTGGACTGACGAATTCGGAATAGCACGAACCTGTGCCGCGAGTCTGGTGGCGCCTGCCAGCAAAAGAACAAAAAGCAGTGGTGCAATGCTTGTGGCGAGTCTGCCCTTCGGCTGACTTTTCTTCGTCTTCATCAATCCGCGTATCGTTTGCGAAAGCCCGTGCATGGACAACTGGAAAATTCGGCCCAGGCTTCTCATTGGACGGTCCAATTCGCGAGCTTCGCCCCAGTTCAGCCAGGTATCGGCACGGGAGTAAAGCACCATCGTCAACGCCTCCTCCTCCTGAAGAGAGAGGGGGTCGAACTGGGCGCGGAGAACATTGCCGCTGACGCTGATAACCGTGGCAGGCAAGGTCGCTTCTCCGTCGAGGACAGGAAAGGTCATCCTGATGGAGTCACCGGGAGTAGCCGTAAAGTCGCGGCTCATCCGCATCATCACGCCACCGCTGGAAAGATCCGAGGTGACACCCTGAATTGCCGTTCCGTTTGCGAGTTGGATCGTCGAGGGAACTGCCATCGAAACACGCACGGTCTGTCGGCGCTGCTGGCTCTCCCACGCAACCGCAGTGCAGACGCCCAGGATGATGATGTTAAAGCAGACCCATATCAGGTTCATCACGATGGTTCCGGGATGAGTACCGTCGTACAGCCCGCTGATCACAGGAATCGGGATGTAGAAGAAC encodes:
- the bcsZ gene encoding cellulose synthase complex periplasmic endoglucanase BcsZ, whose protein sequence is MALTNRESFHRRIGRTLPGFVAIGLILGCCLEIGCRAQQPWPLWESYTSRMIDSQGRVIDHSAQDRTTSEGQSYAMFFALVDNDRTRFDKLLNWTEVNLAGGDLTQHLPAWSWGKNPDGNWKILDHNPAADADLWIAYSLLEAGRLWREPRYDKLGTVMLARIAQQEVVYVPGLGTTLLSGPVGFHPDESTWLLNPSYFPPPVLARFAQAMPRGPWDGVLDSLQPLLEQGSGAGFAMDWVAAGSVIRPSVPPSHLASASQEMPIGSYDAIRVYLWLGIADPDTRGVHALLGKVPGMANYLKSHVTPPEKVDSNGTIISPNGPPGFSAAVYPYLQALGMNSQAKAQIDRLAATKDPSAGLYGRDGSYYDQNLALFATGWSEQRYRFDRDGRLRVRWK
- a CDS encoding cellulose biosynthesis protein BcsC, which encodes MKSVASIRPLAAAILFGALACTSVPVALRAQTTQSATQTLLDKAHAFELRGRMDMAEQTWQQVLLADPVNVDALAGLARAAKLNGNAPLASTYLDRLRAINPNDPNISRIENMGSQQSQAAQLQQAGKYAQSGQYAQSMAIYRQIFGSTPPPGDWALAYYETESATDDGRPHAIAGLRSLVEKYPNDSRYQIALGRILTYNPQTRAEGRKLLERHPDSPQAVEALRQSLVWDSANPASAADIRAYLAKHNDAQLSQALHNQPKPSATHGTALTAEQRARTAQEQEAYNALNAKRLDDAELRFKAILASEPQNPRALAGMGYVRMQQSNFGGAMSFLEQAKQYGARDAGLDTALETARFWFTMGEGSVALNENDLTTAEQKYQAALAMRPTSTEALEGLGGTLLKAQQPEAAIQIFDRYVKAKPTSTAAWRGLFMAQYGAGNAPQALLTERRIPPAVHSQLMKDPDFLRTLASAYSSVGRDADAQRVLRSALDLPFPADAHGLQVETQLQYASLLQQANHLDQAAGLYRQVLAIDMNNTQAWQGLVRVYHAMKQDAQAVQTLGNMPPTTYQAAMRDPGFQTTVAAVYQSQNKLDIAQDILEKAVAQQVNAGKKPSAAVLLQLAGIYLMRNNPQQAYPIYRQVLAENTDHPDAWKGLLAALHTAGRDQEALAQVQQIPPAVRTQLESDVEYLQTMGAVYNALGQPQQARVFINRVQQHYALQHTSAPADIDIQDAWLLFNGSNDAGLYRQLMLLGSRQDLSDEQRRTVQTIWTNWAVRRANQAAAAGNVKRSLAILNAAAKSFPDNPGVLRALASGYARAGLPKQAVAIFKAQDMTSASASDYKAAVGAALAAGDTKIAETWLRYGLDAYPKDAEMLNLGAKFEQARGNSSRAADYYKASLAALPPGDPGAELANELSQPMPVARLPKPAEPQDLATLLGTPDAADAASQPSQPTQPYLPSYTNSYGQAPVQVNMNNGNVYNGTSSVVPQYMANPSSRTPQQGSGGSTLKDYVPQAATVQPQLYPSAAPEIVSTQDYQRQQILAATQRAELQPLPITAAPPPQEVYGPYVPYVPESQNAGYTPSPVPIQLGDNSPRPAPAQAEITDVLPTARYVPNARPSSRSGPVMMGQSNPPPDTLTTQNAQYTGQSQPPGNGIGQQYPQPGVYPHSTSSTARRHTSQPAPTRTAPPPAPALPALNYPNVPQPLNDSGYPVLGAPIPQGTPPTDADLVAKSVPPLRGSYDASVVPGGPLSQRAKTELELAALEGSYSGWVGGTGYARYRSGTAGFDRLTDLEAPFEASAVLGKTVRLTVVPKAVFLNSGTIDSAFFQTATGTIPILGTLPANALNTPAQQFASGVGGELQLTTANIGLAAGYTPYGFLVSNITGRAQWRPMGGHFTFFGDRDSVKDTQLSYAGLRDPGTISPVFAGNIWGGVISTGGGVRLDIGNERAGIYVNGGGAVLNGYHVLDNLKFEGTMGSYFRVKNWPGYGSLNMGVGFFGMHYDHNERGMTYGQGGYFSPNIYFLSSVPVTFNGYYKTNFHYTINGSIGVQTFQEDSAPYFPLDRPLQTGSGNAFFPQNSDTGLNYAINSEAAYHVAEHWYVGGYLVANNTNNYNTVSGGFFVRYTFKPQYPTESYATGLFPTTGFRPLRVP
- the bcsA gene encoding UDP-forming cellulose synthase catalytic subunit; the encoded protein is MTKPFLWQEFESGDAFFLHILRFLILLGGIVFLGFTGILELTWPQQLVLGILTILVAIWMDRSSSSYLVTLTLMIVSMYSTFRYGFWRIATTTKFFLDPGSTWSLLDGFFMCLLLVAEAYAFVILFLGYLQTVWPLRRTPVPLPDDPDKWPAVDLLIPTYNEPLSVVKYTALAAMNIDWPADKLNVYILDDGKREEFRQFAEEAGIGYMTRDDNAHAKAGNINRALARLDSPFVAIFDCDHVPTRSFLQVTLGWFLRDSKLGMLQTPHHFYSPDPFERNLGQFRVIPNEGELFYGIVQDGNDFWNATFFCGSCAVLRRTALNQIGGIAVETVTEDAHTSLRMQINGWNTAYINIPQAAGLATERLSGHVKQRIRWARGMIQIMRTDNPLFARGLKPAQRLCYFNAMSHFLYAFPRLIFLTAPLIYLIFGHVNVPGYWAAILAYALPHLILSNITNSRIQGQHRHSFWNEIYETVLAPYIFLPTMLALVNPKFGSFDVTAKGGVVNRRFFDTRIAQPFLFMLGTNVLGMLMAIPRFFYIPIPVISGLYDGTHPGTIVMNLIWVCFNIIILGVCTAVAWESQQRRQTVRVSMAVPSTIQLANGTAIQGVTSDLSSGGVMMRMSRDFTATPGDSIRMTFPVLDGEATLPATVISVSGNVLRAQFDPLSLQEEEALTMVLYSRADTWLNWGEARELDRPMRSLGRIFQLSMHGLSQTIRGLMKTKKSQPKGRLATSIAPLLFVLLLAGATRLAAQVRAIPNSSVQTDVNDTAQSGMEARPAAPGTFDNVFTLADIGVSETIVLRGVDAYHTVNFSLPQTQVVKTATMHLRYHFSPGLIPSLSHLKVSLNGTLFATLQVNTKQTPVNPSDAGTGSADNQANIIRNENNTLLEATLTLPAEMLVRNNQLTFEFIGHYTLDCEDPSHTTLWSHVDPTTTIELAGSLLPLHDDLKLLPLPFYDAAVNLRPVVPIVFLGQPSPKAVQAAGIVASWFGILTDFRAVRFPVSIGSNIPPGNVIVISENVAELPSTLKISPNSGPTIAMRSNPIDPYSKVLVLTGDNPDDLLTAALAMSLQRDLLQGDQVRISSLKMPAPREPDDAPRWMSTEKVTTLGDIAQTEDLQTDGSGPVTVYMRVPPALFYGAMRNLGFHLGYRYNGIPISNESTMQVYINDAFVSSTPLPHTEKASAHLETIVPIPVANMRPFSNTMMMRFIFLLAKKGRCEDTAPYNLQGAVLKDSYLDIRDIPHWAVMPNLELFSNAGYPFTRRADLTDTSVVLPDTPGPEEIETFLTFMGHFGGQTGYPVVNVTVTNAEGMKNDHHKDYLVIGTVDDSPALAKLNPSLPVMIDGSGLHIQDTQGFFAQMQHAWWKVHSSDRIQSGQLETAGGLPDALIEGIEWPNGSSRSVVIVALRDKTVVPNFLSVFLKTSQSSDISQSVSVLHGKRFVSYRIGNDVYWVGSLSWWIRLNMLFSEFQWLMVFFTVIFCFLMAAILRALLRRRARARLQGTVV